The proteins below are encoded in one region of Streptomyces ficellus:
- a CDS encoding ATP-binding protein yields MRRSNLPAELNRFVGRDDELAELERLLGEFRLVTVTGMGGVGKSRLAARAASTAEKRYCDGVRLVELAPLRDPELLEQALLDALGLTDHTRRPPREVLAEHLAGRRLLLVLDGFEHLVDDLAGLVRELLRRSPGLAVLAAARRPLRLDGEAVMPLAPLPDDDAVRLFTDRAAAVAPGLRPAPEDAGAVRELCRRLDGIPLAVELAAGRLPVLSVEQMLHRLDDRFRLLTGGVRGAPPRHRTLRTAIGWSHELCTPRERLVWARLSVFAGPFDLDAVEYVCGGPDLPPDEVLDVLAGLVAQSVVHREETPAGVRYRMLDTVRAYGAEWLTALDDEERMRRRHRDWYMGLASWCELEWFSPRQAEVAACADSALPNLRAALELCLEAPDEAHLAQHLAATLWFSWVGCGRLAEGRHWLDRAVRSDPRPGSRHDEARLRALWVLGYVAVLQGDDTAAMAALYECGEGAARTGNALAGAYTTHRLGCLALLSDDMPRAEELLSRALIAYRELGELNSQVLMGQVELAMTKVFLGDLESAVALCREVREICQDRGERWTRAYALYVLAYAAWTRGEHGEARELLGECIAIDHAFNDLVGLVLAIELLALVTAGEGDPAEAAVLQGAAAPMWEAVGLPLFGSGYFGAPRALCERQAGEALGAERFRSCLAEGGALPKDEAVARALAGRRPVDGVPSPRGRGARAGLTRRSRRTAR; encoded by the coding sequence ATGCGACGGAGCAATCTGCCGGCGGAGCTGAACCGGTTCGTCGGACGCGACGACGAGCTGGCCGAACTGGAGCGGCTGCTGGGAGAGTTCCGGCTCGTCACGGTGACCGGGATGGGCGGGGTCGGCAAGTCCCGGCTGGCGGCGCGGGCCGCCTCGACCGCGGAGAAACGCTACTGCGACGGGGTCCGGCTGGTGGAGCTGGCACCGCTGCGCGACCCGGAACTCCTGGAGCAGGCCCTGCTGGACGCGCTCGGCCTCACGGACCACACCCGCCGGCCACCGCGCGAGGTGCTCGCCGAGCACCTCGCCGGACGGCGGCTGCTGCTGGTCCTCGACGGCTTCGAGCACCTGGTGGACGACCTGGCCGGTCTCGTACGGGAACTCCTGCGCCGCTCCCCCGGGCTGGCCGTCCTGGCCGCCGCGCGCCGCCCCCTGCGGCTGGACGGGGAGGCCGTGATGCCGCTCGCCCCGCTGCCGGACGACGACGCCGTACGGCTGTTCACCGACCGGGCCGCGGCGGTCGCGCCGGGCCTGCGCCCGGCCCCGGAGGACGCCGGCGCGGTACGGGAGCTGTGCCGGCGCCTCGACGGGATCCCGCTGGCCGTGGAGCTGGCCGCGGGCCGGCTGCCGGTGCTCTCCGTGGAGCAGATGCTGCACCGGCTCGACGACCGGTTCCGGCTCCTGACCGGCGGCGTGCGCGGCGCGCCGCCCCGGCACCGGACGCTGCGCACGGCCATCGGCTGGAGCCACGAGCTGTGCACGCCCCGCGAGCGGCTCGTCTGGGCACGCCTGTCGGTGTTCGCCGGCCCCTTCGACCTGGACGCCGTCGAATACGTCTGCGGCGGGCCGGACCTGCCGCCCGACGAGGTGCTGGACGTCCTCGCCGGCCTGGTGGCCCAGTCCGTGGTGCACCGTGAGGAGACGCCCGCGGGCGTGCGCTACCGGATGCTCGACACCGTCCGGGCGTACGGCGCGGAGTGGCTCACCGCGCTGGACGACGAGGAGCGGATGCGGCGGCGCCACCGCGACTGGTACATGGGCCTGGCCTCCTGGTGCGAACTGGAGTGGTTCAGCCCCCGCCAGGCCGAGGTGGCGGCCTGCGCCGACAGTGCGCTGCCCAACCTGCGGGCCGCCCTGGAGCTGTGCCTGGAGGCGCCGGACGAGGCCCACCTGGCCCAGCACCTGGCCGCGACGCTCTGGTTCTCCTGGGTCGGCTGCGGGCGCCTGGCGGAGGGACGGCACTGGCTGGACCGGGCCGTGCGGTCCGACCCGCGTCCCGGCTCCCGGCACGACGAGGCCCGGCTGCGCGCCCTGTGGGTGCTGGGGTACGTGGCGGTCCTCCAGGGCGACGACACCGCGGCGATGGCGGCACTGTACGAGTGCGGGGAAGGTGCGGCCCGTACGGGCAACGCGCTCGCGGGCGCCTACACCACCCACCGTCTCGGCTGCCTCGCGCTCCTGTCGGACGACATGCCGCGCGCCGAGGAACTGCTGTCCCGGGCGCTGATCGCCTACCGCGAGCTGGGCGAGCTGAACAGCCAGGTCCTGATGGGCCAGGTCGAACTGGCCATGACGAAGGTCTTCCTGGGCGACCTGGAGTCGGCCGTGGCACTGTGCCGCGAGGTGCGCGAGATCTGCCAGGACCGGGGTGAGCGGTGGACACGGGCGTACGCGCTGTACGTCCTCGCGTACGCGGCCTGGACCCGCGGTGAGCACGGCGAGGCCCGCGAGCTGCTGGGCGAGTGCATCGCCATCGACCACGCGTTCAACGACCTGGTGGGGCTGGTCCTGGCCATCGAGCTGCTGGCGCTGGTGACCGCCGGCGAGGGTGACCCCGCGGAGGCGGCGGTGCTCCAGGGCGCGGCGGCGCCGATGTGGGAGGCGGTCGGCCTGCCGCTCTTCGGCTCCGGTTACTTCGGCGCGCCCCGGGCGCTGTGCGAGCGGCAGGCGGGTGAGGCGCTGGGCGCGGAGCGCTTCCGCTCCTGCCTGGCGGAGGGCGGCGCGCTGCCGAAGGACGAGGCGGTGGCGCGGGCCCTGGCCGGGCGGCGCCCCGTGGACGGCGTGCCGTCGCCACGCGGCCGCGGCGCGCGTGCGGGCCTGACACGCCGGTCGCGCCGGACGGCGCGGTGA
- a CDS encoding DUF948 domain-containing protein codes for MTGGEVAGILVAVFWAILVSFLAVVLVRLAQTLRATTRLVAEVTEQAVPLLADASATVRSAQTQLDRVDAIASDVQEVTSNASALSTTVASTFGGPLVKVAAFGYGVRRAMSRNKNDRPAEQPRRTVIVGRTVPGARGRKRKG; via the coding sequence GTGACCGGTGGAGAGGTTGCCGGGATTCTGGTGGCCGTCTTCTGGGCGATCCTGGTCTCCTTCCTGGCCGTGGTGCTGGTGAGGCTGGCCCAGACGCTCAGGGCGACCACCCGACTCGTGGCCGAGGTGACCGAACAGGCGGTCCCGCTGCTGGCGGACGCCTCCGCGACGGTCCGCTCCGCGCAGACGCAGCTCGACCGGGTCGACGCCATCGCGTCGGACGTCCAGGAAGTGACGTCCAACGCCTCCGCGCTCTCCACGACGGTGGCCTCCACCTTCGGCGGGCCGCTCGTGAAGGTCGCGGCGTTCGGCTACGGCGTGCGCCGGGCGATGAGCCGGAACAAGAACGACAGGCCGGCCGAGCAGCCCCGGCGTACGGTGATCGTCGGCCGTACGGTGCCAGGGGCGCGGGGCCGGAAGCGGAAGGGCTGA
- a CDS encoding DUF6167 family protein produces MFRRAFWFSAGAAAGVWATTKVNRKLKKLTPESLAAQAADKAVETGHRIKEFALDVRAGMLQRESELGEALGLEAPVDDPALPAPRRAAALDSPRDGARPPYPNNHSYNRNEDH; encoded by the coding sequence ATGTTCCGCCGTGCTTTCTGGTTCTCCGCGGGCGCCGCAGCCGGCGTGTGGGCCACCACCAAGGTCAACCGCAAGCTCAAGAAGCTGACCCCGGAGAGCCTCGCCGCGCAGGCCGCCGACAAGGCGGTCGAGACCGGCCACCGGATCAAGGAATTCGCGCTCGACGTCCGCGCGGGCATGCTCCAGCGCGAGTCCGAGCTGGGCGAGGCGCTGGGCCTGGAGGCGCCGGTCGACGACCCCGCGCTCCCGGCGCCGCGCCGCGCCGCGGCCCTCGACAGTCCCCGGGACGGCGCCCGCCCCCCGTACCCGAACAACCACTCGTACAACCGGAATGAGGACCACTGA
- the alaS gene encoding alanine--tRNA ligase produces MESAEIRRRWLSFFEERGHTVVPSASLIADDPTLLLVNAGMVPFKPFFLGEEKPPYTRASSVQKCVRTPDIEEVGKTTRHGTFFQMCGNFSFGDYFKEGAIKLAWELLTSSVEHGGYGLEPEKLWITVYQDDDEAERIWRDVVGVPAERIQRLGKKDNYWSMGVPGPCGPCSEINYDRGPEFGAEGGPAVNDERYVEIWNLVFMQYERGEGTSKEDFEILGDLPSKNIDTGLGLERLAMILQGVQNMYETDTLKVVIDKATELTGVRYGQATASDVSLRVVADHMRTSVMLIGDGVTPGNEGRGYVLRRIMRRAVRNMRMLGATGPVVGELVDTVIKTMGEQYPELETDRKRIETVALAEEAAFLKALKGGTNILDTAVTETKAAGGKVLSGDKAFLLHDTWGFPIDLTLEMAAEQGLSVDEDGFRRLMKEQRERAKADARAKKTGHADVSAYREIADTSGATEFTGYTNTEGETTVVGMLVNGVSSPAATEGDEVEVVLDRTPFYAEGGGQIADTGRIKLHSGAVIEVRDVQQPVPGVSVHKGSVQVGEVTVGATAYATIDVKRRRAIARAHSATHLTHQALRDALGPTAAQAGSENQPGRFRFDFGSPAAVPQTVMTDVEQKINEVLARELDVHAEVMAIDEAKRQGAIAEFGEKYGERVRVVTIGDFSKELCGGTHVHNTAQLGLVKLLGESSIGSGVRRIEALVGVDAYNFLAKEHTVVAQLQELVKGRPEELPEKISGMLAKLKDAEKEIEKFRAEKVLQAAAGLAQGAQDVRGVALVTGQVPDGTSADDLRKLVLDVRGRIPGDRPAVVALFTTANGRPLTVIATNEAARERGLKAGDLVRTAAKTLGGGGGGKPDVAQGGGQNAEAVGEAMAAVERLVADTV; encoded by the coding sequence ATGGAGTCGGCTGAAATCCGCCGCCGCTGGCTGAGCTTCTTCGAGGAGCGCGGGCACACCGTCGTCCCTTCGGCGTCGCTCATCGCGGACGACCCGACTCTGCTCCTGGTCAACGCCGGCATGGTGCCCTTCAAGCCCTTCTTCCTGGGTGAGGAGAAGCCGCCGTACACCCGCGCCTCCAGCGTGCAGAAGTGCGTGCGCACGCCGGACATCGAAGAGGTCGGCAAGACCACCCGTCACGGCACGTTCTTCCAGATGTGCGGCAACTTCTCCTTCGGCGACTACTTCAAGGAAGGCGCCATCAAGCTCGCCTGGGAGCTGCTGACCAGCTCCGTCGAGCACGGTGGTTACGGTCTGGAGCCCGAGAAGCTCTGGATCACCGTCTACCAGGACGACGACGAGGCCGAGCGGATCTGGCGCGACGTCGTGGGCGTCCCCGCCGAGCGCATCCAGCGCCTGGGCAAGAAGGACAACTACTGGTCCATGGGCGTCCCGGGTCCCTGCGGCCCCTGCTCCGAGATCAACTACGACCGCGGTCCCGAGTTCGGCGCCGAGGGCGGCCCGGCCGTCAACGACGAGCGGTACGTGGAGATCTGGAACCTGGTCTTCATGCAGTACGAGCGCGGCGAGGGCACCTCGAAGGAGGACTTCGAGATCCTCGGCGACCTGCCGAGCAAGAACATCGACACCGGCCTCGGCCTCGAGCGCCTGGCGATGATCCTCCAGGGCGTACAGAACATGTACGAGACCGACACCCTGAAGGTCGTCATCGACAAGGCCACCGAGCTGACCGGTGTGCGCTACGGACAGGCCACCGCCAGCGACGTCTCGCTGCGCGTGGTGGCCGACCACATGCGGACGTCCGTGATGCTCATCGGTGACGGCGTCACCCCCGGCAACGAGGGCCGTGGCTATGTGCTGCGCCGCATCATGCGCCGCGCCGTCCGCAACATGCGCATGCTGGGCGCCACGGGCCCCGTGGTCGGCGAGCTGGTCGACACGGTCATCAAGACCATGGGCGAGCAGTACCCGGAGCTGGAGACCGACCGCAAGCGCATCGAGACCGTCGCCCTCGCCGAGGAGGCCGCGTTCCTCAAGGCCCTCAAGGGCGGCACCAACATCCTCGACACCGCCGTCACCGAGACCAAGGCCGCCGGTGGCAAGGTCCTCTCCGGCGACAAGGCGTTCCTGCTCCACGACACCTGGGGCTTCCCGATCGACCTCACCCTGGAGATGGCCGCCGAGCAGGGCCTCTCCGTGGACGAGGACGGCTTCCGCCGCCTGATGAAGGAGCAGCGGGAGCGCGCCAAGGCCGACGCCCGGGCCAAGAAGACCGGTCACGCCGACGTCTCCGCCTACCGCGAGATCGCCGACACCTCCGGCGCCACCGAGTTCACCGGCTACACCAACACCGAGGGCGAGACGACCGTCGTCGGCATGCTCGTCAACGGTGTCTCCTCGCCCGCCGCCACCGAGGGCGACGAGGTCGAGGTCGTCCTCGACCGCACGCCGTTCTACGCCGAGGGCGGCGGCCAGATCGCCGACACCGGCCGCATCAAGCTGCACAGCGGTGCCGTCATCGAGGTCCGCGACGTCCAGCAGCCGGTCCCGGGCGTCTCCGTGCACAAGGGCTCGGTCCAGGTGGGCGAGGTCACGGTCGGCGCCACGGCGTACGCCACGATCGACGTCAAGCGCCGTCGCGCCATCGCTCGCGCCCACAGCGCCACCCACCTCACCCACCAGGCGCTGCGCGACGCCCTCGGCCCGACGGCCGCCCAGGCCGGTTCGGAGAACCAGCCCGGCCGCTTCCGGTTCGACTTCGGCTCGCCGGCGGCCGTGCCGCAGACGGTGATGACCGACGTCGAGCAGAAGATCAACGAGGTGCTCGCCCGCGAGCTGGACGTGCACGCCGAGGTCATGGCCATCGACGAGGCCAAGCGGCAGGGCGCCATCGCCGAGTTCGGCGAGAAGTACGGCGAGCGGGTCCGGGTCGTCACCATCGGCGACTTCTCCAAGGAGCTGTGCGGCGGTACGCACGTCCACAACACCGCCCAGCTGGGTCTGGTGAAGCTGCTCGGCGAGTCGTCGATCGGCTCGGGTGTGCGCCGTATCGAGGCCCTCGTCGGTGTCGACGCCTACAACTTCCTCGCCAAGGAGCACACGGTCGTCGCCCAGCTCCAGGAGCTGGTCAAGGGCCGTCCCGAGGAGCTTCCCGAGAAGATCTCCGGCATGCTCGCCAAGCTGAAGGACGCCGAGAAGGAGATCGAGAAGTTCCGCGCGGAGAAGGTGCTCCAGGCCGCCGCCGGTCTCGCCCAGGGCGCCCAGGACGTCCGCGGGGTGGCCCTGGTCACCGGTCAGGTCCCCGACGGCACCTCCGCCGACGACCTCCGCAAGCTGGTCCTCGACGTCCGCGGCCGCATCCCGGGCGACCGCCCGGCCGTCGTCGCCCTGTTCACCACGGCGAACGGCCGTCCGCTCACCGTGATCGCCACCAACGAGGCCGCCCGTGAGCGGGGCCTCAAGGCCGGTGACCTGGTCCGTACGGCAGCCAAGACCCTCGGCGGCGGCGGTGGCGGCAAGCCGGACGTCGCCCAGGGCGGCGGCCAGAACGCCGAGGCCGTCGGCGAGGCCATGGCCGCCGTCGAGCGGCTCGTGGCGGACACCGTCTGA
- the ruvX gene encoding Holliday junction resolvase RuvX: MRRGRRLAIDVGDARIGVASCDPDGVLATPVETVPGRDVPAAHRRLRQLAEEYEPIEIVVGLPRSLSGGEGPAAAKVRGFVQELARGVAPVPVRLVDERMTTVTASQGLRASGVKSKKGRSVIDQAAAVIILQNALESERVSGNPPGESVEVVI, from the coding sequence ATGAGACGGGGCCGCCGCCTCGCGATCGACGTCGGGGACGCCCGGATCGGGGTCGCCTCGTGCGACCCCGACGGGGTCCTCGCCACGCCGGTGGAGACCGTGCCGGGACGCGATGTCCCGGCCGCCCACCGGCGGTTGCGACAACTCGCCGAGGAGTACGAACCGATCGAGATCGTGGTCGGGCTCCCTCGCTCCCTCAGTGGGGGCGAGGGCCCGGCGGCGGCCAAGGTCCGTGGATTCGTCCAGGAGCTCGCCCGGGGCGTCGCCCCCGTCCCGGTGCGTCTCGTGGACGAGAGGATGACCACAGTGACGGCCAGTCAAGGGCTCCGCGCGTCCGGCGTTAAGTCCAAAAAAGGCCGGTCTGTCATCGATCAGGCGGCCGCTGTGATCATCCTTCAGAACGCTCTTGAGTCCGAACGGGTATCGGGTAATCCGCCCGGAGAGAGCGTCGAAGTGGTCATCTGA
- the mltG gene encoding endolytic transglycosylase MltG — protein sequence MTEYGRSPGSEPWHPEDPAHGHQGWEGQQAYYQQTQYGDGHQQDPYQQQSQQGYGDEQYHAAQDYHAQQAHAQQAHAQQIHAQQAHQQQVHAQQAHAQQQQAHAQQAHAQQTYGGQGYAGQPYDTGGWDTGQQTAMPYGAHAPGDPYGTQGPDLYGTPEAYPPPQPPGQRRAEPEPVREEPQPEPEEETHPFFSDGAGDDDGDDDHDEPGGSRHDGGKGRRGGGKPQKKRKSRNGLACLVVALVMAGGAGGVGYFGYQFWQGRFGAAPDYAGEGTSETVQVEIPKGAGGYEIAALLVEQGVVKSQGAFVSAQEKNPDGKSIQDGVYTLKKGMSAASAVEAMLNPENRNALTIPEGKRSAFVYAQIDKKLELKAGTTESVAKAKAKNLGLPAWATNHPDLKDPLEGFLFPASYPVAKGAKPEDILKKMVARANAEYTKLDIETKATSLGLKSPWELLTIASLVQVEGKYPHDFDKVSRVVYNRLKPNNVETVGRLEFDSTINYIKEESTLDVGTVADLRKIDDPYNTYDIKGLTPGPISNPGVDAIKSAINPTPGPWYYFVSINEDKTVFSVTNEEHNRNVEQYEKEREKSGQ from the coding sequence ATGACTGAGTATGGCCGGAGCCCCGGCTCCGAACCGTGGCACCCCGAGGACCCGGCGCACGGGCACCAGGGGTGGGAAGGTCAGCAGGCCTACTACCAGCAGACCCAGTACGGCGACGGGCACCAGCAGGACCCGTACCAGCAGCAGTCGCAGCAGGGATACGGCGACGAGCAGTACCACGCGGCGCAGGACTACCACGCGCAACAGGCCCACGCCCAGCAGGCCCACGCGCAGCAGATCCACGCGCAGCAGGCGCACCAGCAGCAGGTCCACGCCCAGCAGGCTCACGCGCAACAGCAGCAGGCCCACGCCCAGCAGGCCCATGCCCAGCAGACGTACGGCGGTCAGGGCTACGCCGGGCAGCCGTACGACACCGGCGGCTGGGACACCGGCCAGCAGACGGCGATGCCCTACGGGGCCCACGCCCCCGGCGACCCCTACGGCACACAGGGCCCCGATCTGTACGGCACCCCCGAGGCGTACCCGCCGCCGCAGCCCCCCGGCCAGCGGCGGGCCGAGCCGGAACCGGTGCGTGAGGAACCGCAGCCGGAACCGGAGGAGGAGACCCACCCGTTCTTCTCGGACGGCGCCGGTGACGACGACGGCGACGACGACCACGACGAGCCGGGCGGATCGCGGCACGATGGCGGCAAGGGCCGCCGGGGCGGCGGCAAGCCGCAGAAGAAGCGCAAGAGCCGCAACGGGCTCGCCTGCCTGGTCGTCGCGCTGGTGATGGCCGGCGGCGCCGGTGGTGTCGGCTACTTCGGATACCAGTTCTGGCAGGGCCGGTTCGGCGCCGCTCCCGACTACGCGGGGGAGGGCACGAGCGAGACCGTCCAGGTCGAGATCCCCAAGGGCGCGGGCGGTTACGAGATCGCCGCGCTCCTCGTCGAGCAGGGCGTGGTCAAGAGCCAGGGCGCCTTCGTCTCCGCCCAGGAGAAGAACCCCGACGGCAAGAGCATTCAGGACGGCGTCTACACCCTCAAGAAGGGCATGTCCGCGGCCAGTGCCGTCGAGGCCATGCTCAACCCGGAGAACCGGAACGCGCTCACCATTCCCGAAGGAAAGCGCAGCGCATTCGTCTACGCGCAGATCGACAAGAAACTCGAACTGAAAGCGGGAACGACGGAGTCGGTCGCGAAGGCGAAGGCGAAGAACCTCGGCCTGCCGGCCTGGGCCACCAACCACCCCGACCTCAAGGACCCGCTGGAGGGCTTCCTCTTCCCCGCCAGCTATCCGGTGGCGAAGGGCGCCAAGCCCGAGGACATCCTCAAGAAGATGGTCGCGCGGGCGAACGCCGAGTACACCAAGCTCGACATCGAGACGAAGGCAACGTCACTGGGGCTGAAGAGCCCGTGGGAGCTGCTGACCATCGCGAGCCTGGTCCAGGTCGAGGGCAAGTACCCGCACGACTTCGACAAGGTCTCCCGCGTCGTCTACAACCGTCTCAAGCCGAACAACGTCGAGACGGTCGGCCGCCTGGAATTCGACTCGACCATCAACTACATCAAGGAAGAAAGCACCCTCGACGTCGGTACGGTCGCGGACCTGCGCAAGATCGACGACCCGTACAACACGTACGACATCAAGGGCCTGACTCCCGGTCCGATCAGCAATCCCGGCGTCGACGCCATCAAATCCGCGATCAATCCGACCCCGGGTCCCTGGTACTACTTCGTCTCGATCAACGAGGACAAGACGGTGTTCTCGGTGACCAACGAGGAACACAACCGGAACGTCGAGCAGTACGAAAAGGAACGGGAGAAGTCCGGCCAGTGA
- a CDS encoding shikimate dehydrogenase, whose protein sequence is MSTVKRAAVLGSPIAHSLSPVLHRAAYAALGLTDWSYDRHEVDEAGLPGFLEGLDASWAGLSLTMPLKRAVIPLLDEVTATAAAVEAVNTVVLTDDGRRVGDNTDIPGMVSALRERGVEQVDGAAVLGAGATASSALAALSRVCDGPVTAYVRSEARAAEMRGWGERLGVEVRTAGWERAAEALRAPLVIATTPAGTTDALAAVVPDRPGTLFDVLYDPWPTALAAAWSGRGGAVVGGLDLLVHQAVLQVEQMTGRTPAPMAAMRSAGEAALAATH, encoded by the coding sequence GTGAGTACCGTGAAGCGCGCCGCCGTACTCGGGTCGCCGATCGCCCACTCGCTCTCCCCGGTCCTCCACCGGGCCGCCTACGCGGCGCTCGGCCTCACCGACTGGTCGTACGACCGGCACGAGGTGGACGAGGCCGGGCTCCCGGGCTTCCTGGAGGGGCTGGACGCGTCCTGGGCCGGCCTGTCGCTGACCATGCCGCTCAAGCGGGCCGTGATCCCGCTGCTCGACGAGGTGACCGCGACGGCCGCCGCCGTCGAGGCCGTCAACACGGTCGTCCTCACGGACGACGGCCGCCGCGTCGGCGACAACACCGACATCCCCGGCATGGTGTCCGCGCTGCGGGAGCGGGGCGTGGAGCAGGTGGACGGTGCCGCCGTGCTCGGCGCGGGAGCCACCGCGTCCTCCGCGCTCGCCGCACTGTCCCGCGTCTGCGACGGGCCCGTCACCGCGTACGTGCGCAGCGAGGCACGCGCCGCCGAGATGCGCGGCTGGGGCGAGCGGCTCGGCGTCGAGGTCCGCACGGCCGGCTGGGAGCGGGCGGCCGAGGCGCTGCGGGCGCCGCTCGTCATCGCCACCACGCCCGCCGGGACGACCGACGCGCTCGCCGCCGTCGTGCCCGACCGGCCCGGCACCCTGTTCGACGTGCTGTACGACCCGTGGCCCACCGCCCTGGCGGCGGCCTGGTCCGGCCGCGGCGGCGCCGTGGTCGGCGGCCTCGACCTGCTGGTCCACCAGGCGGTCCTCCAGGTGGAACAGATGACCGGCCGGACGCCCGCCCCCATGGCCGCCATGCGGTCCGCCGGGGAAGCGGCGCTGGCCGCGACCCACTGA
- the aroC gene encoding chorismate synthase has product MSRLRWLTAGESHGPALVATLEGLPAGVPVTTEMVADHLARRRLGYGRGARMKFERDEVTFLGGVRHGLTMGSPVAVMVGNTEWPKWEKVMSADPVDPAELAELARNAPLTRPRPGHADLAGMQKYGFDEARPVLERASARETAARVALGAVARSYLKETAGIEIVSHVVELAAAKAPYGVYPTPADVEKLDADPVRCLDADASKAMVAEIDQAHKDGDTLGGVVEVLAYDVPVGLGSHVHWDRRLDARLAAALMGIQAIKGVEVGDGFDLARVPGSKAHDEIVATDDGIRRTSGRSGGTEGGLTTGELLRVRAAMKPIATVPRALKTVDVVTGEAASAHHQRSDVCAVPAAGIVAEAMVALVLADAVAEKFGGDSVAETRRNVRSYLDNLHIR; this is encoded by the coding sequence TTGAGCAGGTTGCGCTGGCTGACCGCGGGGGAGTCGCACGGCCCCGCACTGGTGGCGACGCTGGAGGGTCTTCCCGCCGGTGTCCCGGTCACCACGGAGATGGTGGCGGACCACCTGGCCCGCCGGCGCCTCGGCTATGGGCGCGGTGCGCGGATGAAGTTCGAGCGCGACGAGGTGACCTTCCTCGGCGGCGTCCGGCACGGCCTGACGATGGGCTCGCCCGTCGCCGTGATGGTCGGCAACACCGAGTGGCCCAAGTGGGAGAAGGTCATGTCGGCCGACCCGGTCGACCCGGCCGAGCTCGCCGAACTGGCCCGCAACGCCCCGCTGACCCGCCCGCGGCCCGGCCACGCCGACCTCGCCGGCATGCAGAAGTACGGCTTCGACGAGGCCCGGCCGGTCCTGGAGCGCGCCAGCGCCCGGGAGACCGCCGCCCGCGTCGCGCTGGGCGCGGTGGCCCGCTCGTACCTGAAGGAGACCGCCGGCATCGAGATCGTGTCGCACGTCGTCGAGCTGGCCGCGGCCAAGGCCCCGTACGGCGTGTACCCGACCCCGGCCGACGTCGAGAAGCTGGACGCCGACCCGGTGCGCTGCCTGGACGCGGACGCCTCGAAGGCGATGGTCGCCGAGATCGACCAGGCCCACAAGGACGGCGACACCCTCGGCGGTGTGGTCGAGGTCCTCGCCTACGACGTGCCCGTCGGCCTCGGCTCCCACGTCCACTGGGACCGGCGGCTGGACGCCCGCCTGGCGGCCGCCCTGATGGGCATCCAGGCCATCAAGGGCGTCGAGGTCGGCGACGGCTTCGACCTCGCCCGCGTACCCGGCTCCAAGGCCCACGACGAGATCGTCGCCACCGACGACGGCATCAGGCGCACCTCCGGCCGCTCCGGCGGCACCGAGGGCGGCCTGACCACCGGCGAGCTGCTGCGCGTCCGCGCCGCGATGAAGCCCATCGCGACCGTGCCCCGGGCCCTGAAGACCGTCGACGTCGTCACCGGCGAGGCGGCCTCCGCCCACCACCAGCGCTCCGACGTGTGCGCCGTCCCGGCCGCCGGCATCGTCGCCGAGGCGATGGTCGCCCTCGTCCTCGCCGACGCGGTCGCGGAGAAGTTCGGCGGCGACAGCGTGGCGGAGACCCGCCGCAACGTCCGCTCGTACCTCGACAACCTCCACATCCGTTGA
- a CDS encoding shikimate kinase translates to MSTGPLIVLVGPMGSGKSTVGALLAEKLGAPYRDTDADIVAAEGREISDIFVEDGEEHFRALERAAVRAAVAEHTGVLALGGGAVLDAGTRELLAGLPVAYLSMDVEEAVRRVGLNTARPLLAVNPRRQWRELMEARRHLYTEVARVVVATDDKTPEEVADAVLDALEPQK, encoded by the coding sequence TTGAGCACCGGCCCGCTGATCGTCCTGGTCGGGCCCATGGGCTCCGGCAAGTCCACCGTGGGCGCGCTGCTCGCCGAGAAGCTCGGCGCGCCCTACCGGGACACGGACGCGGACATCGTGGCCGCCGAGGGGCGGGAGATCTCCGACATCTTCGTCGAGGACGGCGAGGAGCACTTCCGGGCCCTCGAGCGCGCGGCCGTCCGGGCCGCCGTCGCCGAGCACACCGGCGTCCTCGCCCTCGGCGGCGGCGCCGTCCTCGACGCCGGCACCCGCGAGCTGCTCGCCGGGCTGCCGGTCGCCTACCTGTCGATGGACGTGGAGGAGGCGGTCCGCCGCGTCGGCCTCAACACCGCCCGGCCGCTGCTCGCCGTCAACCCGCGCCGCCAGTGGCGCGAGCTGATGGAGGCCCGGCGCCACCTGTACACCGAAGTCGCCCGCGTGGTCGTGGCCACCGACGACAAGACGCCCGAAGAGGTCGCCGACGCGGTCCTCGACGCACTGGAGCCCCAGAAGTGA